From a region of the Thiohalomonas denitrificans genome:
- a CDS encoding error-prone DNA polymerase: MCDYAELHCLSNFTFLRGASHAEELVMRAAELGYSALAVTDECSLAGVVRAYRATKEHKLHLIVGSEMRLEDGLKLVLLATDREGYGNLSELITLGRRRSEKGAYRLGREDLADGVPGCVVLWVPPENADTRDEGRDAREGEALAAEWVAGTFPGRAWIAVELHCGADDAGKVARLRALGEASGLPLVAAGNVHMHRRGRRALQDLLTAIRLCTTVAEAGAALYANGERHLRPRERLAEIYPAEWLAETTAIAARCRFTLEELKYNYPDEITPPDETPGGYLRRLTEAGLKQFWPQGEPEKVRRLVEHELTIIGELGYEPYFLTVYDLVRFARGRGILCQGRGSAANSAVCYCLGITAVDPSRSEMLFERFISKERDEPPDIDVDFEHTRREEVLQYLYERYGRERAALTATVITYRTRSALRDVGKALGLSVNEVDRLAGAFTRWGQRAALTPQIPLQRVAGRPDARRAPAGMAVPLSRGRNAADGRPAARPEGATGARHDGVVVLGKENNPSPAHHALSCHAPMALKGDLGGKGSPEMAERLEDAGFDPESPIIKRLLVLVWELLDFPRHLSQHVGGMVITRDPLPRLVPIENAAMEGRTVIQWDKDDLDTLGLLKIDCLALGMLSAIHKAFDLVEKHRGRRLTLAAVPAEDPEVYVMLCRADTVGVFQIESRAQMAMLPRLRPRTFYDLVIEVAIIRPGPIQGNMVHPYLKRRQGLEPITYPGPEAEAVLARTLGVPIFQEQVIKLAMVAAGFTAGEADRLRRAIAAWKKGRGLAAFEEKLRSGMAGRGYPLEFADQVIEQIKGFGEYGFPESHAASFALLAYVSSWLKCHEPAAFTCALLNSQPMGFYAPAQLVRDAREHGVEVLPLDVGASEWDCTLEVASGEWRVARQGQFCAPPKRGNEVRGHRLPATGDLSSSPLATRYSPLSLRLGLRMVKGLKKAAAERLAAARAEGVFRSVADLARRAGLSKADLERLAAAGALEGLAGDRHRARWEVLGTETTLPLFDDPDFSEEVPSLPRPSEGEDLVADHAHVGLSLGRHPLALLRERLGKLRCVPIAVATGRSDGAFVRIAGLVITRQRPGDGRTTFLTLEDESGITNVIVWEALGERYRKIIAGGRLLCVTGKLQSESGVIHIVAGRLEDHSHLLGNLTTRSRDFC; this comes from the coding sequence ATGTGCGACTACGCCGAACTCCACTGTCTGTCCAACTTCACCTTTCTGCGGGGGGCTTCCCATGCGGAGGAGTTGGTGATGCGTGCGGCCGAGTTGGGTTATTCCGCGCTGGCGGTGACGGATGAGTGTTCTCTGGCGGGGGTGGTGCGTGCCTATCGGGCGACGAAGGAGCATAAGCTGCACCTTATTGTCGGCAGCGAGATGCGGTTGGAGGATGGGCTCAAGCTGGTGCTGCTGGCTACCGATCGGGAGGGGTACGGCAATCTTTCGGAGTTGATCACACTGGGGCGGCGGCGTTCGGAGAAGGGGGCGTATCGGCTGGGTCGGGAGGATCTGGCGGATGGCGTGCCTGGGTGCGTCGTTCTCTGGGTACCGCCAGAGAACGCAGATACGAGGGATGAGGGGCGAGATGCGAGGGAGGGGGAGGCGCTGGCTGCTGAGTGGGTGGCGGGGACGTTTCCGGGGCGGGCCTGGATTGCGGTGGAGTTGCACTGCGGGGCGGACGATGCCGGCAAGGTAGCGCGGCTCAGGGCGCTGGGGGAGGCATCGGGGCTGCCGCTGGTGGCGGCGGGGAATGTACATATGCACCGCCGCGGGCGTCGAGCACTTCAGGATCTGCTGACCGCCATCCGGCTATGCACCACGGTGGCCGAGGCGGGCGCGGCGCTCTATGCCAATGGCGAGCGTCACTTGCGGCCCAGAGAGCGCCTGGCGGAGATCTATCCCGCCGAATGGTTGGCGGAGACCACGGCGATCGCTGCGCGCTGCCGCTTCACTCTGGAGGAGCTGAAATACAACTACCCGGATGAGATCACTCCACCGGACGAGACCCCGGGCGGCTATCTGCGGCGGCTGACCGAGGCGGGGCTGAAGCAGTTCTGGCCGCAGGGGGAGCCGGAGAAGGTGCGCCGGCTGGTGGAGCATGAACTGACCATCATCGGCGAGTTGGGGTACGAGCCCTACTTTCTCACCGTTTATGACCTGGTCCGCTTCGCCCGCGGGCGCGGCATTCTCTGCCAGGGGCGCGGCTCGGCGGCCAACTCGGCGGTCTGTTACTGCCTGGGGATCACAGCGGTGGACCCCAGTCGCTCCGAGATGCTGTTCGAGCGATTCATCTCCAAAGAGCGGGATGAACCGCCCGATATCGATGTGGATTTTGAGCACACCCGGCGCGAGGAGGTGCTGCAGTACCTCTATGAGCGCTATGGCCGGGAGCGGGCCGCCCTCACCGCCACAGTGATCACCTACCGCACGCGAAGCGCCCTGCGCGATGTGGGCAAGGCCCTGGGGCTCTCCGTCAATGAAGTGGATCGGCTGGCCGGGGCCTTCACACGCTGGGGGCAGAGGGCTGCCCTTACCCCCCAAATCCCCCTTCAGCGAGTCGCTGGCCGGCCAGATGCAAGGCGCGCACCCGCAGGAATGGCCGTACCCCTTTCAAGGGGGCGCAACGCCGCAGATGGCCGGCCAGCGGCTCGCCCGGAGGGAGCCACTGGGGCGCGCCATGACGGCGTTGTGGTGCTTGGAAAGGAGAACAACCCTTCCCCTGCGCACCACGCCTTGTCCTGCCACGCCCCAATGGCTCTGAAGGGTGATTTGGGGGGCAAGGGCAGCCCGGAGATGGCGGAACGATTAGAGGACGCCGGTTTCGACCCGGAGAGCCCCATCATCAAACGCCTGCTGGTGCTGGTGTGGGAGCTGCTCGACTTTCCTCGCCACCTCTCCCAGCACGTGGGCGGCATGGTGATCACCCGCGACCCGCTGCCGCGCCTGGTGCCCATCGAGAATGCCGCCATGGAGGGGCGCACGGTCATTCAATGGGACAAGGATGATCTCGATACCCTGGGGCTGTTGAAGATCGACTGCCTGGCGCTGGGGATGCTCTCGGCCATCCACAAGGCCTTCGACCTGGTCGAGAAACACCGCGGCCGGCGGCTGACGCTGGCTGCGGTGCCCGCCGAGGACCCGGAGGTCTACGTCATGCTCTGCCGGGCGGACACTGTCGGCGTATTCCAGATCGAGTCGCGGGCGCAGATGGCGATGCTGCCGCGCCTGCGCCCCAGGACCTTTTACGACCTGGTGATCGAGGTGGCGATCATCCGTCCCGGTCCCATCCAGGGCAACATGGTTCATCCCTATCTGAAGCGCCGGCAGGGGCTGGAACCGATCACCTATCCCGGCCCGGAGGCCGAGGCGGTGCTGGCGCGCACCCTGGGGGTTCCCATCTTCCAGGAGCAGGTGATCAAGCTGGCGATGGTGGCGGCGGGCTTCACTGCCGGCGAGGCGGATCGGCTGCGCCGGGCGATCGCCGCCTGGAAAAAAGGGCGGGGGCTGGCCGCCTTTGAGGAGAAGCTGCGTTCGGGGATGGCCGGGCGCGGCTATCCGCTCGAGTTTGCCGACCAGGTGATCGAGCAGATCAAGGGCTTCGGCGAATACGGCTTTCCCGAGTCCCACGCCGCCAGCTTCGCCCTGCTCGCCTATGTCTCCTCCTGGCTCAAGTGCCATGAGCCGGCGGCGTTTACCTGCGCGCTGCTGAACAGTCAGCCGATGGGGTTCTATGCCCCGGCGCAACTGGTACGGGATGCGCGGGAGCATGGGGTGGAGGTGCTTCCGTTGGATGTGGGGGCGAGTGAGTGGGATTGCACGCTGGAAGTGGCGAGTGGCGAGTGGCGAGTTGCCAGGCAAGGTCAATTTTGTGCTCCCCCGAAAAGGGGGAACGAGGTTCGTGGCCACCGATTGCCAGCCACTGGCGACTTATCCTCCTCGCCACTAGCCACTCGCTACTCGCCACTGAGCTTGCGCCTGGGTCTGCGGATGGTGAAGGGGCTGAAGAAGGCGGCGGCGGAGCGGCTGGCGGCGGCGCGGGCGGAGGGGGTGTTTCGTTCGGTGGCGGATTTGGCGCGGCGGGCAGGTTTGTCGAAGGCCGATCTGGAGCGGCTGGCGGCGGCGGGGGCGCTGGAGGGGCTGGCCGGAGACCGGCATCGGGCGCGTTGGGAGGTACTGGGGACGGAAACCACGCTGCCGCTGTTCGATGATCCGGACTTCAGTGAAGAGGTGCCCTCTCTGCCGCGACCGAGTGAGGGGGAGGATCTAGTGGCCGATCATGCCCACGTCGGCCTCTCTCTGGGTCGGCATCCTCTGGCCCTGCTGCGCGAGCGGCTCGGGAAGCTTCGCTGTGTACCCATTGCCGTGGCCACCGGCCGTTCCGATGGCGCCTTCGTGCGCATCGCCGGACTGGTGATCACCCGTCAGCGTCCCGGCGACGGGCGCACCACCTTCCTCACCCTGGAGGATGAGAGCGGTATCACCAATGTCATCGTCTGGGAGGCGCTCGGTGAGCGTTATCGAAAGATCATCGCCGGCGGCCGGCTGCTGTGCGTGACGGGAAAGCTGCAGAGCGAGAGTGGAGTGATCCACATAGTGGCCGGCAGGCTGGAAGACCACAGCCACCTGCTCGGCAACCTCACTACCCGCTCGCGGGATTTCTGTTAG
- a CDS encoding monovalent cation:proton antiporter-2 (CPA2) family protein: MTEAGDTQIVIPYLQETVAFLLTVVVVVPLCRAVKVSPILGFLAVGAAIGPFGLAIVGDVEGVRHFAELGVVFLLFMIGLELSFERLKAFSGLIFGLGAAQVLVTAALISLIAFGWGNSIEASIIIGLCLALSSTAMVMQLLNERGEMSATHGRASFAVLLFQDLAVVPILILVAALGADGGNVWGEVVMALLRAAVAVVAIVVIGRYVLRYLFRTVARTRSVDVFTAMTLLAILATSLVTGYAGLSMALGAFLAGLLLAETEFRHQVESEIEPFKGILLGLFFMSVGMSIDFLLVADQAFWVALAVIGLILLKSAVIYLLGMAFGLPRHDAARSGLLLGEAGEFAFVVIGAALVSQLMPEKTGQFMLIVAALSMALTPLLAVVAARVGRALQPVEGGIDANEAEVADLKEHVVLAGYGRIGQTVAAVLRRQAIPYVALDLNSGRVRRCRDASEPVYYGDATRTEVLRRAGADRAKVMLVTMDDASAAARTVQAARQLWPDLKILVRARDNEHSGNLCAIGADAVVPETLEASLQLAGHVLRSLGNTPDMVNDCIEKIREHEYAPVCQLVPKEPDPNEA, encoded by the coding sequence ATGACAGAAGCTGGTGATACCCAAATTGTGATCCCCTATCTTCAGGAAACCGTCGCGTTTCTCCTTACCGTCGTTGTCGTCGTGCCGCTGTGTCGTGCAGTGAAGGTGAGCCCCATTCTCGGCTTTCTGGCGGTCGGTGCGGCCATCGGCCCCTTCGGACTGGCCATAGTCGGGGATGTGGAAGGGGTCCGCCATTTTGCCGAACTCGGGGTTGTCTTCCTGCTGTTCATGATCGGACTCGAGTTGTCGTTCGAGCGCCTCAAAGCCTTCAGCGGGCTGATTTTCGGGCTCGGTGCGGCACAGGTGTTGGTCACTGCTGCTCTGATTAGCCTGATCGCCTTCGGCTGGGGCAACAGCATTGAGGCCTCGATCATTATCGGGCTTTGCCTGGCGCTCTCCTCCACCGCGATGGTGATGCAACTGCTGAACGAGCGGGGCGAGATGAGCGCTACCCACGGTCGGGCAAGCTTTGCCGTGCTGCTTTTCCAGGACCTCGCAGTGGTGCCCATCCTCATTTTGGTGGCTGCGCTCGGTGCCGATGGCGGCAACGTCTGGGGCGAGGTGGTGATGGCGCTTCTGCGCGCGGCAGTCGCCGTGGTGGCCATCGTGGTCATCGGCCGTTATGTGCTGCGTTATCTTTTTCGAACCGTAGCCCGCACGCGCAGCGTCGATGTCTTTACCGCCATGACCCTGCTCGCCATCCTCGCGACCTCGCTGGTGACTGGCTACGCCGGCCTGTCGATGGCGCTCGGTGCGTTTCTCGCTGGACTGTTGCTGGCTGAAACCGAGTTCCGGCACCAGGTAGAGAGTGAAATCGAGCCGTTCAAGGGGATTTTGCTGGGCCTCTTCTTCATGAGTGTGGGAATGAGTATCGATTTCCTGCTGGTGGCCGACCAGGCGTTTTGGGTGGCGTTGGCAGTGATCGGACTCATTCTACTGAAGAGCGCGGTGATCTACCTGCTCGGCATGGCCTTCGGACTGCCCAGGCACGATGCGGCCCGGAGCGGGCTGCTTCTGGGTGAAGCCGGCGAGTTTGCCTTCGTGGTGATCGGGGCGGCACTCGTCTCCCAACTGATGCCGGAAAAGACCGGACAGTTCATGCTTATCGTCGCTGCCCTCTCCATGGCCCTGACGCCGCTGCTTGCGGTGGTGGCCGCCCGGGTAGGGCGCGCGCTGCAGCCGGTGGAAGGGGGGATTGACGCCAATGAAGCCGAAGTGGCGGATCTGAAAGAGCACGTGGTGCTGGCCGGCTACGGCCGCATCGGCCAGACCGTTGCTGCTGTCTTGCGCAGGCAAGCCATCCCGTACGTAGCCCTGGACCTGAACTCCGGTCGGGTCCGTCGTTGCCGGGATGCCAGCGAGCCGGTCTACTACGGGGACGCCACCCGCACCGAGGTCCTGCGCCGGGCCGGCGCGGACCGTGCCAAGGTGATGCTGGTGACGATGGATGACGCCTCCGCCGCGGCGCGTACTGTGCAGGCGGCCCGCCAGCTCTGGCCGGACCTGAAGATCCTGGTGCGGGCCCGGGACAACGAGCACTCCGGAAACCTTTGCGCCATCGGTGCCGATGCCGTAGTGCCCGAGACCCTGGAGGCCAGCCTCCAGCTGGCCGGCCATGTGCTGCGAAGCCTCGGCAACACGCCCGACATGGTCAACGACTGCATCGAGAAGATCCGCGAACACGAATACGCCCCCGTCTGCCAGCTGGTGCCCAAGGAACCCGACCCAAACGAAGCGTAG